From a single Pseudomonas sp. A34-9 genomic region:
- a CDS encoding toluene tolerance protein: MQSIDHSTYEALRKGAHVLEADGSGDKVLRLADGRMLKLFRRKRLLSSALFYPYAQRFADNTRALEQRGILCPKVIAVYRIPSIERDGVYYSPLEGNTVRQLQGTDEEADTLRFQLGGYFALLHEKGVYFRSLHFGNVVQTPDNRLGLIDIADLRCQKRALSDSKRLRNFAHLLRYKEDRQWLLGRDAGETFVEGYRQALPSHRQAPLISRLRPLLG; this comes from the coding sequence ATGCAATCGATTGATCACAGCACTTACGAGGCACTGCGCAAAGGTGCACACGTACTGGAGGCCGACGGTTCCGGCGACAAGGTGCTCAGATTGGCCGATGGACGCATGCTCAAGCTGTTCCGCCGCAAGCGGCTGCTCAGTTCGGCGCTGTTCTACCCCTATGCACAACGCTTTGCCGACAACACCCGAGCCCTCGAACAGCGTGGCATCCTCTGCCCGAAAGTCATCGCGGTCTATCGCATCCCGAGCATCGAGCGCGACGGTGTGTATTACAGCCCGCTGGAAGGCAATACAGTGCGTCAGTTACAAGGCACTGACGAAGAGGCTGACACACTGAGATTCCAGCTGGGCGGGTACTTCGCCCTGCTGCACGAAAAAGGTGTGTACTTTCGGTCGCTGCACTTCGGCAACGTCGTGCAAACCCCCGACAACCGCTTGGGACTGATCGATATCGCCGATCTACGTTGTCAGAAGCGCGCGCTCAGTGACAGTAAACGCCTGCGCAACTTCGCTCACTTGCTGCGCTACAAGGAAGACCGCCAATGGCTGCTCGGCCGGGATGCCGGCGAAACGTTTGTCGAAGGCTATCGCCAGGCGTTGCCGAGCCACCGACAAGCGCCGCTGATCTCGCGCCTGCGTCCGCTGCTCGGCTAA